The Mesomycoplasma hyopneumoniae J genome contains the following window.
GCTAGCTGTCTAAATTTTTTCAACTAAATTAGCCACTTTTTAGCTATTTTTATTGGAAAATAACTAAAAACTGGATTAAAAAAGAGTATTTTTATAATAATTCCTTTTAAAATTGAACCAAGGAGTAAAAATGAAAATAATAAATGATTATTTTAAATTTGAAGACTATAAAAACAAGGCAAAAGCGGAATTTCACCCTAAATTAGATGAAATTATCAAGAAAAAACATTCAAAGTCTCTTGAAAAAGTTGCTGGATTACAAAATGAGGCAAAAAAACTTAATATTACCTCGTCAATTTCATTCTTTTTAACTATGATTGTTATTCTTGTTGCTACCAATACCCAACTAGGATATACTAGCATCATTTTTGCCATTATTCCCGGAATAATTGCAATTGTTTCTACTTTTTACTTAGGATTCAAAAAAAAGGAAATTAGAAAAATCACCGATGAAATTTCAAAAGACGTCCTAGTTAATTTTAGACCAGAAGTTGCTTATAAAGCTGCCTTTTCAATTTTAGATAAAGGAATGGATTATTTAGGTTTTAATGACCAACCTAGCAACAAAATTCAAATTTCAAAAAACGAAATTACTAACCTTACTCCCGTAGAAATAATTGGCTCATCAAGGGCTTGAATTAGTCAAGTTAGACCTCTGAAGGAATTATTAATTGATGAAAAATTCCATGTTAGCTTTACAAATGTCCACTGACAATGAAAAGAAACAAGAAAAAATGAAACTGTGACAAGAGAAAGTTTTACTGGAATTTTAAAAATTGATACTTCAATTTTAGGTGAAAAGGCATTTGATTTTAAACTTTTAAAACCAGGCAGCTGATTTTTTCAAAAAAACAAAGTCAAACTTGAAAACGAGGAATTTAACCAGGTTTTTAGTCCAGAATCAAATGATAGATTGAAAATCAGAAAAATGTATACACCCCTTGCAATGGAACTTTCGCTAAAAAGATATTTTGACCGTGATGGCGTTAAAGTTTTGGATGTTAGCATTGAATCTTTTCAAAATGCGATCTATTTTACCTACAAATGCGACTGAAATTTTATGTATCTTGATTTTCCAACATCAATAAAAAGCCCTGATGACTTTATTAATCATATTTTCAACGATTTTTTGATTGACACTTACAGTTTGTATTATCTTTTGTGTCTTATTTACGTTACTTTGTATTTGGATTAGTTAAAAACATAATATTTTCAAAAAAAATATGGTATAATTTTTAATTTAATTAATATTTAAAGGAAAAAAATGTCAAATTTATACAACCCTAAAAATTCTGCAAATATCGAAGGATTTGAACCTCGAATTGATAATGACTCCAAAAAACCGGTTGTTTCAACAGCGGCTAAAGTTGCATTTTGAACTTTGGGGACATTGTTTTTATTTATTGCTCCAATTTATTACATTTCACAAAAAAATAATTTTATGCGACAGCAGAATTTAATCAATGAATCAGCTGGTACAATCGAAGTTCAACTTGAGCAACGTAGCGCAACTTTATTAAAATTAGCTGACCAAGTTCGTTCATATCGTGAATATGAAAAATCAATTTTAAGCGACATTACAAGATTAAGAAGTTTAAAGTCAAACATAGAAAATGCTCAAGAAATTGAAGATTTAAACAATTCATTATTTGGCAGACTAATTGCAGTAAGTGAAAATTACCCAGAATTGCAAGCATCAAAAATTTATCAAGAATTAATCCAACAAACAGCCTATTTAGAAAGAGAATTGGCGGCTGCAAGACGACTTTATAATAGCAATGTTAATTCTTTTAATACCCAAATTTTTATCTTTCCTTCTTCAATTGTTGCATCTTCGATGAATTTGACAACCTACCCAATGTTTAGCACAAGCAACCAAAATCGCCAAGATGTATCATTCAAAGATTTTTAATTTCTTATATTAAAAACAGACATAATTTCTCAATAAATTTGCAATTTAAACAATAAAAATTTTAGGAATCAAGGACTAAAATCCCACAACAATAATTAATTTTAGATACTTATTGTTATATTTTTATACTAAATACACAAAAAATAATCCTAAAACAGTATAAAATTTAAAAAACACACCTTTAGACAAATAATATCGCTTTTAAATCCAAGAAATATTTGCTTAAATTAATTCTTCAGGTTTCGTGAGATTTATTTGCCTTATTTTTATATTAATTTAAGTTAGATTAGCTCGTTAATTTTCTATTAGTCAAACTAATAATAAAATGTATTTTAAAAATCTAAAAAAACTCTTACTTTATAAGAAAAAAACAAAAAAACCGTGAAATTAAATTAGTAGAAAAAATTCAGACAATTAGTTTTTTATCTATGATTTTAATTATACCACTTTTATTAATTTTTTCTACTAATTTAAATGTTTGGCCTTGCTTTGTTAGAGAAGTGTGATTTCTAATTTTTTAAAACTATTAATGTGACTTATGCATTTTTTGGTGTGAAATTGTCTAATGATTCTCTTTTGTCGATGTAGGCAAAAAATAAAAACATTACCATTGAAAATACATCAAACAATGGTATGAAAAAGCCAATAATTGCTGTAATTTTAATTATTGAAAGTTTTAGTGATTTTGATGAATTTGGTTCTATATTCATAAAAATTTTGTCAGGGAAACTTACTTTTACGATATAACTAATCGTTAAAACTCGGCTTACAATAGTAACAAAAATTCAAATAAACATAGTTGCTATAAGTTCAGAACCAACAATAAATGAGTCGCGATTTGAAAATCATGTGATAATGAAAGGGATAACAAATAAGAAAAATAAACTAGTGCCTAATATAAATTTAAGAAGACGCACTACTAGTGATAAAAAAGTTAGATTTTTAACATTGGCCACTGGTTTTATTGTTTTACTAATTTTCATAATATAATAAATTATACTTTATTCTTGTTTAAAAGTTAGAAAATTATTTTTAAATATTTAAATTCCTGTTGTTCTGTAATTTAGACTTTAAAAATATTGTAAATTTTGAGGTGCAAATGTTTGTTGCTCCAAATAAAATTTGAATAAAAATTCAAAAAATTGAACTTTTTAAATTTTTTGATATAAAAGTTCATATTTTTACTAGATTTTCCTTTATTTTATAAGTAATGTTATAATTAATTATGTAATTCATAAAATATTTAGTTATTAGGATTTTTTATGACATGAGCAAAAAAATATAGATAGTAATTTGCTTAAAGATCTAAAAGAAACTCTAAATATAGAATTTGTTGATTTAAAAATATTAGATAAAAATATTAATTTAATTAGTAAGTCAACTAGTGGTAACAAAAATCTTGAAATTACTGAATTTAAAATTCCAAGCATTTCGTTATGATTCTAATGAAAATAATCTTCCTGAGCTGGTTATAACTTATGTCAAAAAATAGTAAAAGAAATTTTTGAACTTTTTTCTCCCTTGGAACCTGGTTTTGAATTCAAAGCTCAATTTTAGTTGCTATCGGTGGGTATTTAATTTATGTTTATGATTATCAAAATCAACAGCAGCTGTCAAAAATAAGTGAATATCGATTTTGAAATGATAAAAAGAATGTCTTAACATTTGAAGGTGAATATCCTCGTTTTTTTATAGATAACATCCATAAATTAACTGATGAAGAATTAAAAACAAAAACAGGCTCTAAAAAATCATTGAATATCCATGATTTTAGAGATGAGTATGTATTTATTAGAAAAAATCAGTTTTCGTTTAAAAAGGAAAAACAGGAAAGTGAAAATAATAAGCAATTATATAATACTCATTTAATTAAAAATACGCAAGATCTTGTTGACTTAATTATACCTAATAAGCAAAAATTATCCTCACTAACTAATAGACCTGGTACGGGATTTCCTGATGAAAAAGAGATTAATGAACTAAGTGAAACAATTGATTTATCAAATAAAGATGCAATCATTTTGAATAATTATGTTAGTCAACTTTTTGGTTCTTGAGGTGATCGAAGAGCAAAAGGGCTAAATCTTATTGATTTTAGTTTTAATGAAAATACAAAAACAATAGAATTAAAATGGAAATTCCAAGACTACCGTAGCAAATCTACAATTGTTCAAGCAATAGGGTACGATGATTGGTTCAAAAGTCCCGAGTTTCCCAGTTTGATGAGATAATTTTAAAAAAGTGTCCGGTTTCCCGCGCTTTTTTAAGTTTTTTGCCAAAAGTTAATTACCTATTTTTTTACTGATTTATTAAGA
Protein-coding sequences here:
- a CDS encoding LemA family protein — translated: MSNLYNPKNSANIEGFEPRIDNDSKKPVVSTAAKVAFWTLGTLFLFIAPIYYISQKNNFMRQQNLINESAGTIEVQLEQRSATLLKLADQVRSYREYEKSILSDITRLRSLKSNIENAQEIEDLNNSLFGRLIAVSENYPELQASKIYQELIQQTAYLERELAAARRLYNSNVNSFNTQIFIFPSSIVASSMNLTTYPMFSTSNQNRQDVSFKDF